One Ensifer adhaerens genomic window, CGGTCCTGTGCGCTACTTTGCTGTCGTGACTGCAACAATGCGTTCTCCGACTGCGACAGCGCAGTTTCAAGCCGCGACTGCTCATCTTTGGCATTGGCCAATTCTTTTGACAACGCGTCGTGATCCGCAGCTAGCGTCTTGTGTTGGACGTCGGCCTCATCACGCAATGACGATAACTCTCGCACGAGGCTCTCGTATCGAGTCCTCTCTTCTTCCAGGCGCGAGACAGCATTGTGCGCCTTCGCCAACTCTTCCCCTTGCGAGGCTAGCGCGCTCTCAAATACGCTCAAGCGATCCAATTCGCCCTGCGCAGCGGCCAGCTCCATCGCTTTTGAGTTGTATAAATCAGAATATACCTGCACGTCTTCCACGCTTTTTTGATATTTGTCCAGCGTGTCGCCGATTTGGGCGCGAAGCGATTCAACCTCTTCGCGGGTACTTCTTATATCTAGGGCAGCTTCGGCAATCTCACCGTCACGAATTCTAACTGCTTCTGTCAGCCCAGCGGTGACCGAGGCGATATGACGATCTCCTGCCAAGAGGACGTCGCGAATGCGGGCAGCCTCATTTGCCGACCCTGCGCCGCAGAACGACGCCGTCCTCCGGCCATCGATATAGGATCGGATTTCCCCGATTTCCTCTGCTTTGAAATCATGGTTCCGGAACACTTCCAAAACTTGATCCTCAACCAGCTCGTAGAACCGCTGTTCTCGCGGCTCAAACATGGCGGTGGGAAGATCGGCATCGGAAAGGTCGATTCCCTCGAGCCCAACTTCAGCCAACGCTTGGAGCGCGGCGCCTCGATAAGCGGGATCTGAGCATATCGAATCCATATCAACAATAACGTCGCAGTGGCGTTTGCTCAACACAAAAGAATAAGCCCACACCGCAAAGAATAACGCGTAGTCGGACTCTGGAGGAAGTGGGTGTGTGTAGGCAAACGCTAGCTTTTCGTTGACATTTGTCCCTTGCAGCGGAAGTACGCCTCGGTGGCTTGCAACGTCAGTCAGTACTTCGGGGGTGTCTGACTGGGAAACAATAATCTGGGGTGTTGAAGATATATATTTGTCGACTTTATATGAATACCACTGATCCCAGGGATTTCTGAGTAGGAATATATGCTTGGATTCAAAGTTCGACTTGAGCCACTGAACGCGCCCAATAGTTCTCGTGCATTGCAGGATTGGACGGCGCGGGGCGGCGTTAATGAGAGTCTTGATGTAGGTGGTCAGATCTTCAGCGAGAGCCCTGCGATCGAGAAAGAAATATTCATAGCTGAGGCGCTCGCTGTAATATTTCTTCAAATATGGGAGGATCCTCGAGTATTCATCGAAGTAGCCGCCCTTCATGAAATTATGGCGTAGGCCGGCTTTTATCTGGTCCGATCGATCGGAAGTAGCGGACCATGAATTATCCAAGTGACCAATTATTTCGTGAAAGGGCTCGTGGTAGGGGTAATACTTTTCAGTCCGCTTGATAGCGTTAAAAAAATATGTGCTCCCCGACCGAAATAGGGAGTGTACAAAAAGAAGAGGTGCTACACTGGTACTGTTATCGCTGTCTTTAAATTTCATCTTCCGCACACTCAAGACAATGGTTCAAACTTCAAGCACCCTCTCCAGGGTACGGCGAAGTACTCTCAGGCTGTAGTTTGCTAAAGAGGTGCGGCTTTTCCACAACGCTCTTTAGTGTCAGGCAGATGGCAGTGCCACCCAACTTGCTATCACACACGGTCAGCACCACTTGAACGCTTGCTTGCCGGAAGCGTGAATCTCCTCATTCGGCTAGGTGCCCGCCATCCAGTCGGCTCAAGCTGACCGATGTATCCGTCACTTTTTGCCTTTGCGGACCGAGAAAGAGATACGCCATATTCAGAAGGCGAGCTCGGTCAGGCTTTCCTTGGGATATCTTGTTGTTGCAGTAGTTGCTGCATCTAGCAGCCTCACTAGCTGAGTTCAACCGCAAAATCCCCAAGCAACAGGTTTGAAATGACTGCCGCCAGTCTATCTCGGGGCGACAAACGGGCTCATCAGGCAGGACAGTCTCCTGTTACAAAATGAAGGTTTGACGCCATCACGTTTGGACGGCTTACCCTCATGAATTTCTTTGATTGCTCTGCTGCCGCGCTCGACCGCGCAATGGGCAGCGGCTCAGCCAAACGCGAAGCTCTCCAATGATCTCAACCCGCGATCTTAAGCAAATAGCGACCATATGAGGTGCGCGAGAAGCGCTCGCCTTGCTCTATCAATTGCTCCCTGCTGATGAAGCCCTGGAGGTAAGCAACTTCTTCAATGCACGCGATATTTGTTCCTTGTCGATGCTGGATCACCCGCACGAATTCCCCAGCCTCCAACAAACTATCGTGAGTGCCCGTATCAAGCCAGGCAAACCCTCTTGACATCTTTTCTACGAACAGAGACCCGGCCTCCATGTAGATACGGTTGAGGTCGGTAATCTCATACTCGCCACGCGCTGACGGCTTCAAACTCTTCGAGTAATCGACAACACGATTGTCATAGAAATATAGGCCGGTCACTGCAAAACGTGACTTTGGGTGCAGCGGCTTCTCTTCAAGACTAATTGCATATCCATCTTCCGACAACTCCACGACGCCATACCGCTCAGGGTCGTCAACTTCGTAAGCGAATACAGTCGCTCCCGTTCTCCGCGCGCTTGCCTGGGCAAGCAGGTCATTCATCCCTGCGCCAAAGAAAATGTTGTCACCCAGGACGAGCGCCACGTTGTCGCCAGCGATAAACTCCTCGCCAATGGTAAACGCTTGGGCAAGTCCGTCGGGGCTGAGTTGGACGGCATAGGAGATGCGAATGCCCCAGGCTTCTCCGGCGCCAAACAATCGCTGATAACTGCCGATGTGGTCGGGTGAGGAGATTAGGAGGATATCCCGAATTCCAGCCATCATAAGAATGGAAAGTGGATAGTATATCATCGGCTTATCATAGACCGGAAGCAGTTGCTTGTTAATTGCCAGGGTTGCCGGGTGGAGCCTGGTGCCGGATCCTCCTGCGAGAATTATGCCTTTCATCTTGATACTCCTTGGGGCGGACGCGAGAAGATTTGCCCTAAACTTCAGGTCACTGTGAGTTGCAGTGTCTATGCGTCCTCGGACGCCAGCAGTTTGGAATTATGTATTCGTATTTGAGTTTCGATATACAGATTTTTCCAGTAACGCTTGCCGCGATGGTTCGAACTGAGTGGTTATCATGACTTGCCCCTCGCGCCGCTCAGGCATCATCAGAACAGCCGCAAGTCCCCCCCATATCTGCCCGTTGATATCTGGTCTGTCGTAGAGCATGCCGGGCACAAAATCGAGGTCGACCGTGTGTACATGGGGAAAATCGTTCCAAGGGACAGTTAATATTCCTGTTCGCACGATCGGATTGGCGCTGTCGTGAGCAAGAATCATAGTTGGCCGTCGTTTTGGCACATAGCGAGCACATTGGAGCAAGTCGCTCCTAACGCCGGATTCTTCATGGCTGCCGTCTACCAAAATGAAATTGACGTCTTCACGTCCCTCATTCAACTGGTCGATAATCGGAGGAAGCGTCGTTGCCGAATCTCCAGTTACGAAAGTCACATTAGGAAAAAGTGGGCTGATCCTATGCTGGTTCTCATCGATGTCGAACGTGAACACACGCTTGCTGGCTGCAGCAATCGGACGGAGACTTCCGCACTGAAACGTACCGATCTCGATGCTAATCTCCGGCCGTAGGCGCGAAAGCACGTGCAACAACGCAGCTCTTTCGCTGAATTGCATGTGCCAGTTCTGATTGAGCGCTGGGTCGAATAGAACGTCTTCGTAGGCGCTGGACACGCTTCTTCTCCGGGATGTCTTCAATCTCTCTGGGCGAAATCTGTGGTATAGCTTGGCAACGAGATTTCCTTGGCGCCGCCTTCTACAAGATCCTTCGCTAGTTTGCGATATGCTTCAATCATTTGATCCATATCGAATTTCAAGAATGCTTGGCGAGCTTGTTCTCTTAAAGCCGTTTTGAGTGTGGGCTGAGCAATAAATCGGTTCATGGCGTTTACGAGCGCTCGTTCTGGAACTTTTCCTGTCGTACTTTCTCTTGGAACCACGAATCCGGCCGGAGGCTCCAGGGTATCCTCACCAATTGCCCACGCGCATTTGCCGATGTCGGATACTATTGCCGGCTTTCCCTGCGCCAGAAACTCGATGAGCACGAGGGGAAGCGACTCTCCTGGAAACCAGCTAGGCAGCAGGCATACATCGCTCATATGGATGTAATCCGCCAAGTGAGAGGTATGTCTTAGCAGATGGAGGCCCTTCAATGAGGCCTTTGATCTCAACGCGTCGCCAACCGGGCCGTCGCCAATCATCACCAGATGCAAATCGACGATGTGGCCTGACGATCGCTGCAACTCCTTGAACGCAGATAAAGCAACATTCCATCCCTTGGATTCGATCGCGCGGCTCGCCAACGTGAAAACGAGGGCGTCATCCGCAATTCCCAAATCGGACCGCTTTCGACGAAACTGAGAAGTGGGCGCAAATCCATTTATGATATGGGAAGTTCGCCTTGGCGTCACATGGCCCTCATCAAATATCTTCTTGTTCTTCTCTGCCGTCCAGACCCAGTGATCGCAGTAGCTTTCAGCACGCCGCAGATCGTCGCGCAGAGTCGGAAACGACTTGGGGCTGCTGAGAACATTCTCGTGGCACCCGTGCATAATGGTTATCCACGGAATTGTTTGCGGCGCCTCCGAGATCATTCTACTTATCGCCCTATCGCCCCACCAATGCCCACTTACCGCGAGATCGAGTCCCCAGTCGTCCATCAATGCGATGATGCCGCCCGCTTCATCTATGTCACTCTTGGTAATAATGGCGACCTCTGGAGAGACGCTCCTAATGGTTGCGGGGTTGTCGATCTCGTGTTCCGCAACGAACAATACAGCGGGAGCGGGCAGCGCAGTCCAGTGGTTTACAAACCGGGCGGCAAACATTTGTGCCCCGCCTCCCGACAAATCACCCACACAGTAGAGGACCCCAGGGTCACGAGACTCTGAGATTCCGTGCAAAGCCCGCGGCGCTGGCAAAGGTCCTCTCCAACCAAATCGCTTGGCCTCTTGCTCCATATGCTTCTCAAATGCGGCACGTCGGGATGCATTTACCCCGTAGACGCTATCAATCAGCGAACCGACAGTCTTAAGTTCTTGAAAGTACGGCTCTTTGCCCTCTATGCTAGCCGTTACGCTTGTATCGTGGCGCCGGTGATAATTCACTGCCTCATGACAATACGAGATACGTCCGCCGGCCGCCGCTAACAGATAGAATGCCCAGTCTCCAGCAAGTTTAAACTGGGCAGAAATCCTTACGGCTCGTTGAGCGCTTGAACGGCGCGTGACGACAGCGCTAGCATTTGGAATTGTGTTGGCTCGACCTAATGTCGAGTGGACTTCCTTGAACGCAGGGGCCGTGAAAGAACTCGTCCAACGACCAGGAGAAATGCGATCGAGGTAAAGCGCGTTCCAATCACCTGCGACCACCCCTCCAGAGTCGACTGGAATTGATCGGCCGTGAACGAGGCGCACACCGGAAGGAGAAAATGCCTGGACAGCCTTCATTAGAAAATCGGGTTCACACCAATCGTCAGCTTCGGCTATCCATACGAGGTCGGCTTGGGCTAGTTCGATACCACGCTCCCATGCCTTAAACACGGAGCCGCCGTTTGTTTCGGCCAAATGTAACCGCGCCTCGACGTGTGCATTCGCGAACTCCGTCAATATCTGGCGACTATTATCCGTAGAGGCGTCGTCTAAGAGTATTATCTCTACATCGCGAAATGTCTGGCTAGCGATGCTATCAAGCCGTTGCTTCAAATATGGCGCACAATTGTAGTTAGGGACGATGACGGACACCGCTGGTGCAAGGTTTGCTACCTGTCGAATGGTTGCTAGTAGCGTGGAACAGCCCACGTCAGTGACGTAAGATGAGAGTATTCTTTCTCTGGCGGCATTTGCCATTGCCAACCGAAGATTTTCGTTTAGCAGAAGTTGCTCTACTGCTTCGAAGAAGGCCGGTTCATCCCCGAGAGGGACCGCGATGCCCGCTGGCGCTTGGCCCTCAGGTTCAATCATTGCGGTCATACCGGTTGCTTCACGGAATACTACCGAGGGGGTTCCTGCAAGGCCCGCCTCAAGGCACACAAGTGGGAAGGGGTCTTCAGAAGAGGGTAAAGCGAAAACATCTGCCGCCTGAAGGAAGTCCCGGAAATCCTCTCGATGGCCAACAAAGTCGACACGATCTGCAACACCCAGCCTACGCGCGAGCTTCTTTAGTTTTGGGATATCCTCCCCATGGCCAACCCAAACGAAGCGCACATCACGTGCACGGCCCAACGCAATCTGGGCAGCCATCCGAACGAAAACGTCCGGTTGCTTCCGCCAGTGAGCAACACCACAGCCGACCACCAGTCGGCTTTCAGAACTAAGGCCCAGTCTTTTGCGAACAATGCTCTTGTCAGTTTTCGACAGGAGAGAGTTGATACCCGGCTCATCGACGAAGGCAGGGACGTTCGAGAGCTTGACATCAGCAATCCCATCCATTCGCGAGAGATGGCTATGAACCGCATGGCCGCCGCAAAAGACGTGATCTGAGCCTTGAAGAACCCGGCGCAGCTTACCGTCGAACAGCTTCAGGATAGCCGGCATCTCGTGTATGTAAGAAAAGACTGGCGCGTTATAGGGATCTATTTTTAAGTATTCTCCGGCAACCACTGAATTCACGAAAGTGAATGCAGGTTCATCTCCTAGGAAACCCATCAGCCCGCTTCGAATATTATCTACCAAGTGATCGTGGATATCCTTCGCTCCGACGATGTAAAGCGGCGCAATTTTCTCCATCTTGGACGCTAGCGGGCCGCCTGTCATGGCTACAATTCTGACATCAAAGCTCGTATAACTTTGAAACCAACGTGCGATGCTCGCCAATAGGTTTGGAGCCCCGCCTACGTTTAGATCGTGCACGACGAAAACAGCTTTGGCGGTCTTTCCGCCACTTGGATTTGCGTACTTTCCTAGTCCTTTACTTGGGGTGAAGCCGCTTGGCCCACTTCCACCAATGCGGCGACTACCTATCTTTCGTTTCTCCCATCTCCCGTAGACGGAGTAGTGCACCAGTGGGTTTATGCCAGAGGCAGAGACGTCAGGGTTCTCGGCCAAATAGTCCTTAGTGGAAAAGCGCGCGGACGGATCTCGGCCCTCGCGCCAACCGAAGTTGAGGTAGTGGACCGCGGGATCAATCTTTGACGCCGCAACATCGGGGTTTTTTGTGAGGTAAAATTCGGGATCGAGCAGACCCGTGTCACGAATTGCCCTCAATTCCCCCCGCGAAGTACGGCCGACCAAATTCCACACGAGGCGCCTAAAGGCGGACTTTATCCTTGCGGGCTTCGTTATGTAGC contains:
- the rfbA gene encoding glucose-1-phosphate thymidylyltransferase RfbA, with the translated sequence MKGIILAGGSGTRLHPATLAINKQLLPVYDKPMIYYPLSILMMAGIRDILLISSPDHIGSYQRLFGAGEAWGIRISYAVQLSPDGLAQAFTIGEEFIAGDNVALVLGDNIFFGAGMNDLLAQASARRTGATVFAYEVDDPERYGVVELSEDGYAISLEEKPLHPKSRFAVTGLYFYDNRVVDYSKSLKPSARGEYEITDLNRIYMEAGSLFVEKMSRGFAWLDTGTHDSLLEAGEFVRVIQHRQGTNIACIEEVAYLQGFISREQLIEQGERFSRTSYGRYLLKIAG
- a CDS encoding class I SAM-dependent methyltransferase: MSSAYEDVLFDPALNQNWHMQFSERAALLHVLSRLRPEISIEIGTFQCGSLRPIAAASKRVFTFDIDENQHRISPLFPNVTFVTGDSATTLPPIIDQLNEGREDVNFILVDGSHEESGVRSDLLQCARYVPKRRPTMILAHDSANPIVRTGILTVPWNDFPHVHTVDLDFVPGMLYDRPDINGQIWGGLAAVLMMPERREGQVMITTQFEPSRQALLEKSVYRNSNTNT
- a CDS encoding glycosyltransferase; protein product: MIKLSMHRYITKPARIKSAFRRLVWNLVGRTSRGELRAIRDTGLLDPEFYLTKNPDVAASKIDPAVHYLNFGWREGRDPSARFSTKDYLAENPDVSASGINPLVHYSVYGRWEKRKIGSRRIGGSGPSGFTPSKGLGKYANPSGGKTAKAVFVVHDLNVGGAPNLLASIARWFQSYTSFDVRIVAMTGGPLASKMEKIAPLYIVGAKDIHDHLVDNIRSGLMGFLGDEPAFTFVNSVVAGEYLKIDPYNAPVFSYIHEMPAILKLFDGKLRRVLQGSDHVFCGGHAVHSHLSRMDGIADVKLSNVPAFVDEPGINSLLSKTDKSIVRKRLGLSSESRLVVGCGVAHWRKQPDVFVRMAAQIALGRARDVRFVWVGHGEDIPKLKKLARRLGVADRVDFVGHREDFRDFLQAADVFALPSSEDPFPLVCLEAGLAGTPSVVFREATGMTAMIEPEGQAPAGIAVPLGDEPAFFEAVEQLLLNENLRLAMANAARERILSSYVTDVGCSTLLATIRQVANLAPAVSVIVPNYNCAPYLKQRLDSIASQTFRDVEIILLDDASTDNSRQILTEFANAHVEARLHLAETNGGSVFKAWERGIELAQADLVWIAEADDWCEPDFLMKAVQAFSPSGVRLVHGRSIPVDSGGVVAGDWNALYLDRISPGRWTSSFTAPAFKEVHSTLGRANTIPNASAVVTRRSSAQRAVRISAQFKLAGDWAFYLLAAAGGRISYCHEAVNYHRRHDTSVTASIEGKEPYFQELKTVGSLIDSVYGVNASRRAAFEKHMEQEAKRFGWRGPLPAPRALHGISESRDPGVLYCVGDLSGGGAQMFAARFVNHWTALPAPAVLFVAEHEIDNPATIRSVSPEVAIITKSDIDEAGGIIALMDDWGLDLAVSGHWWGDRAISRMISEAPQTIPWITIMHGCHENVLSSPKSFPTLRDDLRRAESYCDHWVWTAEKNKKIFDEGHVTPRRTSHIINGFAPTSQFRRKRSDLGIADDALVFTLASRAIESKGWNVALSAFKELQRSSGHIVDLHLVMIGDGPVGDALRSKASLKGLHLLRHTSHLADYIHMSDVCLLPSWFPGESLPLVLIEFLAQGKPAIVSDIGKCAWAIGEDTLEPPAGFVVPRESTTGKVPERALVNAMNRFIAQPTLKTALREQARQAFLKFDMDQMIEAYRKLAKDLVEGGAKEISLPSYTTDFAQRD